One Astyanax mexicanus isolate ESR-SI-001 chromosome 3, AstMex3_surface, whole genome shotgun sequence genomic region harbors:
- the kiaa1522 gene encoding uncharacterized protein KIAA1522 homolog isoform X2: MGNSISKKKAKASLGTNHSPSKVKAFWNFGRVDKFKAVGQKQDEQRKLTVHYTASQHYQENVFIEGSRPKYLEDLHTEAQEGLKILQQEEHNNGVDFKDVQTVSSDTTQEKDVSLQERDGSLDLDPTADHSSNITLVSSRPPASSRPVLTRQGSTFKPLNTVKRPDKTRKRTRRTTIMGIPQHVQRELCMGRGGLLQQLPNGEDSAGTVIIPTIDGGAPITNHEGAYVHLQDIEALQASRDEQLLRHHLQVMYGNDLPRMSPMQRPKSLAVPGMTTMSSLLQEQGPVMSISPQATYLSTIIPNAVLPAAIDVIEIDRSHTRRSVRTVSKSSLASASPGSSRSGGGNHDGPSSYSSKRSNSQSSETLVSNSSRGNRIPSHAAERKKEDLNHDEQISVKSSSSCLSSSTKAASHKLEQGEQSEPGESVQNSQFSRSLSIMKAKLPPAPPRRTYSLHQEKMKQRSNKVDDKKDLNGLQSSDVQMSGDVTSTNHETISTNSPVTTFLDNSHLSLTFSPHSPDQDSTDAQTGSGSSSPQNKFERTVSPSSGYSSQSGTPTHSSKDFNPTSPGKHKKKPPKPERIGPRTSPVVSVSSSTNSLSSAATDPAPLSSQTQTTQLQPPKVSPTALAESNKATGSTSLRDLFNIPPPPRVKAPCPPPPETWAHNKRTVELLCGPSPCPNRIFGLQKQHKDSSLEKRNQDATNCTDQTSLDRERSVDIKTTEEPEDSKVKVVTTEVKNDASIVALDGNLALGLLESPSKHVKGEESCLEKETVSCVAKGKEQNISENLKVDQESGVNSEKILAPAQQLESEKYEQNTSSLLDNDALTPKTEENGTEDQYSKVKPCTDKGIPTRRHKENASIDAPRVNGHSPPPSPPPTYHPPPPPSKRSPASSVSTPLPQEELPNAELGMEKEYPVLECAWPPPPPPMDVSADLVFEGQDEVDFPPPPPPPPMQELLSDMPKNNMESTEQRGIPATEESSAVPDIGSQSEQDQSSTVVEKTFNEQPRVEVSETKSNDQSPVKPLFSENAQQVCLDPPEISSQSQPLKHKDLSSQPLEDQPNAVPSSVNHLSQQASSEAPALATEVPTAPPLPMEEQSTLSFRRQPSPTSKDIRSKELLSRHKSAPIPKEDANIPLVTPSLLQMVRLRSVNVEDQVNTPLQEGKPETEDTPGQDQGMLSQVTPQKPIRKSCIKSTQPSVKSSPAAAQGPSMRLQEAIRMKTAAMSSSGVPARLSLRLPTPTTNSSNDTALVPSPKSPDSSDLLKSPASTASFIFSKSTKKVVIETPTSPEVQASLKQNLAAELMQISDQAKSLETKKQVKVPPPVAKKPAHATNPVEKLGTGSALTSENSSSKQNVGLENGQIQTVQPAGQRAQSPGTKMPASATETARILEVS; the protein is encoded by the exons TTGGCCAGAAGCAAGATGAGCAGAGGAAGCTGACGGTGCATTACACAGCCTCTCAACACTACCAGGAGAATGTGTTCATCGAGGGCAGCAGACCAAAGTACCTGGAAGATCTGCACACTGAAGCCCAGGAAGGACTGAAGATACTACAGCAGGAGG AGCACAACAATGGAGTGGACTTCAAGGATGTCCAGACTGTC TCCTCAGATACTACACAAGAAAAAGATGTCAGTTTGCAGGAAAGAGATGGAAGTTTGGATTTGGACCCCACAGCAGACCACTCGTCAAACATCACCTTAGTGTCCAGTAGACCTCCAGCGTCCTCACGTCCTGTGCTAACACGCCAAG GTTCAACATTTAAACCCTTGAACACTGTGAAGAGGCCGGACAAGACCcgaaaaagaacaagaagaaccACCATTATGGGCATACCACAGCATGTTCAGAGAGAGCTGT GTATGGGGAGAGGAGGTCTACTGCAGCAGCTTCCAAATGGTGAAGATTCAGCTGGAACTGTCATAATCCCGACAATTGACGGTGGAGCACCAATAACGAATCATGAGGGAGCTTATGTACATTTGCAAGACATTGAAGCCCTTCAAGCCTCCAGAGATGAGCAACTTCTCAGGCACCACCTACAGGTCATGTACGGAAATGACTTGCCCCGTATGTCACCTATGCAAAGGCCCAAGTCCCTTGCTGTACCCGGGATGACCACAATGTCCTCCTTGTTGCAGGAACAAGGTCCCGTGATGTCTATTTCTCCACAGGCTACATATTTATCCACCATCATCCCTAATGCAGTGCTGCCTGCTGCGATAGATGTCATAGAAATTGACAGAAGCCACACCAGGCGAAGTGTGCGTACTGTGAGCAAGAGCAGCCTAGCATCTGCAAGTCCTGGTTCTTCACGTTCAGGAGGTGGTAACCATGATGGACCATCTTCATACAGCTCTAAACGGAGCAATTCACAATCATCTGAGACTCTCGTCTCCAACTCCTCAAGAGGAAATAGAATTCCATCACATGcagcagagagaaagaaggaagatTTAAATCACGATGAACAGATAAGTGTTAAAAGCTCATCCAGCTGCTTAAGTTCCAGCACAAAAGCCGCCAGCCATAAACTGGAGCAAGGGGAACAATCTGAACCTGGAGAAAGTGTCCAAAACAGTCAGTTTTCGCGTAGTCTTTCTATAATGAAAGCTAAACTACCACCAGCACCGCCAAGAAGGACATACTCTTTGCACCAGGAAAAGATGAAGCAAAGATCAAATAAAGTGGATGACAAGAAAGATTTGAATGGTTTGCAATCCAGTGATGTGCAAATGAGCGGAGATGTCACTTCGACCAACCATGAAACCATCTCTACGAATTCTCCAGTAACAACATTTTTGGATAACTCTCACTTATCCCTCACCTTCAGTCCACACAGTCCTGATCAAGATTCCACTGATGCACAAACTGGATCAGGTAGCTCATCCCCACAGAATAAATTTGAAAGGACAGTGTCACCTTCCAGTGGATACTCAAGTCAAAGTGGCACACCAACTCATTCCTCGAAAGATTTCAATCCCACCTCTCCTGGAAAGCACAAGAAAAAGCCCCCCAAACCAGAAAGGATAGGTCCACGAACATCTCCTGTGGTGTCAGTCTCCTCATCAACAAACTCCCTTTCATCAGCTGCAACAGATCCGGCTCCATTGTCTTCCCAAACCCAAACCACTCAATTACAACCACCAAAGGTTTCCCCAACTGCCTTGGCAGAGTCGAACAAGGCAACTGGATCGACATCCCTCAGGGACTTGTTTAACATTCCACCTCCACCTAGAGTCAAGGCTCCTTGTCCTCCACCCCCTGAAACCTGGGCACACAATAAACGTACAGTTGAACTTTTGTGTGGCCCAAGTCCATGTCCCAACAGGATATTCGGGctccaaaaacaacacaaagacTCCTCTTTAGAAAAGAGAAATCAGGACGCAACAAACTGCACTGACCAAACGTCTTTAGACAGAGAGAGATCAGTAGATATTAAAACAACTGAGGAACCAGAAGATTCAAAAGTTAAAGTTGTCACCACTGAAGTGAAGAACGATGCATCTATAGTGGCTCTGGATGGGAATTTAGCCTTAGGGCTTTTGGAAAGTCCAAGCAAACATGTAAAAGGAGAAGAAAGTTGTCTTGAGAAGGAAACTGTAAGTTGTGTAGCTAAGGGAAAAGAGCAGAACATTTCAGAAAACCTAAAGGTTGATCAGGAAAGTGGAGTAAATTCAGAAAAAATACTGGCACCAGCACAGCAACTGGAAAGTGAGAAGTATGAGCAGAACACTAGCAGTTTGCTAGACAATGATGCTTTGACTCCAAAGACAGAGGAAAATGGCACAGAGGACCAGTATTCCAAAGTGAAACCCTGTACGGACAAGGGGATTCCAACTCGTAGACACAAAGAGAATGCTAGTATAGATGCCCCTAGAGTCAATGGGCACTCTCCACCTCCCTCTCCACCTCCTACTTATCATCCTCCACCACCTCCTTCAAAAAGGTCCCCAGCCTCATCAGTGTCCACACCTTTGCCCCAAGAAGAACTTCCTAATGCAGAACTGGGTATGGAAAAAGAATACCCAGTTCTGGAGTGTGCTtggcctccaccacctccaccaatGGATGTGTCAGCTGACTTGGTATTTGAGGGACAGGATGAGGTAGActttccacctcctcctccaccacctcccaTGCAGGAATTACTTTCAGACATGCCAAAAAACAATATGGAGTCAACTGAACAGAGAGGCATTCCAGCTACAGAGGAATCTTCTGCAGTGCCAGACATTGGCAGTCAGTCAGAGCAAGATCAGAGCTCAACAGTGGTAGAGAAAACTTTCAATGAACAACCAAGGGTTGAGGTGTCAGAAACCAAATCAAATGATCAGTCACCTGTCAAACCACTGTTCTCTGAGAATGCCCAACAAGTCTGTCTTGATCCTCCTGAAATTTCCTCTCAGTCGCAGCCTCTCAAGCATAAGGATCTCTCTTCTCAACCTCTTGAGGATCAACCAAATGCAGTACCCTCATCAGTTAATCATCTATCACAGCAGGCATCTTCTGAAGCTCCCGCACTCGCTACTGAAGTGCCTACTGCCCCTCCTCTTCCAATGGAAGAACAGTCTACTCTTAGCTTCAGAAGACAACCAAGTCCAACAAGCAAAGACATCCGGAGCAAAGAACTTCTATCCAGGCATAAAAGTGCCCCCATTCCAAAAGAAGATGCAAACATCCCCCTTGTAACACCTTCCTTACTCCAGATGGTGCGCCTCCGCTCAGTAAATGTTGAAGACCAAGTTAACACACCCTTGCAGGAAGGTAAACCTGAAACAGAGGATACTCCAGGTCAGGATCAGGGAATGTTAAGTCAGGTAACACCACAAAAACCTATTCGGAAGTCCTGCATAAAATCCACGCAGCCATCAGTGAAGTCATCCCCAGCTGCGGCTCAAGGTCCTTCCATGCGCCTTCAAGAGGCTATACGCATGAAGACGGCTGCAATGTCCTCCAGCGGAGTCCCAGCAAGGCTCAGTCTGCGCTTGCCAACGCCAACCACAAACAGCAGCAATGATACTGCGCTTGTGCCATCCCCCAAATCACCTGATAGTAGTGACCTGCTAAAATCCCCTGCTTCCACAGCCAGTTTCATCTTCTCCAAGAGTACGAAGAAAGTAGTCATTGAGACGCCTACATCTCCAGAAGTCCAAGCCTCCCTTAAGCAAAACCTTGCAGCTGAGCTCATGCAGATTTCTGATCAAGCCAAGTCACTAGAAACAAAAAAGCAAGTCAAGGTGCCACCACCTGTTGCTAAGAAACCTGCACATGCAACCAATCCGGTTGAAAAGCTTGGGACTGGATCGGCACTTACGAGTGAAAACTCTTCAAGTAAGCAAAACGTGGGATTAGAGAACGGACAGATTCAGACAGTGCAACCTGCTGGCCAGCGAGCACAATCACCAGGGACAAAGATGCCAGCAA GTGCAACAGAGACTGCAAGGATTCTCGAGGTGTCTTAA